The following coding sequences lie in one Sporocytophaga myxococcoides DSM 11118 genomic window:
- a CDS encoding iron-containing alcohol dehydrogenase — protein MIAPFVFARNPAIQFGSGKISGLPKAVKAYGRQVLIVTGAASFIKSKTWEKLQDDFSNNGITWDHYTIDKEPSPSLVDECVKNFQEKNIEVVVAIGGGSVLDAGKAISAMLRENASVQLFLEGVGTRTHSGNKVPFIAVPTTSGTGSEATKNAVLSEVGEQGFKKSLRHDNFVPDLAIIDPDLTLSCPKHITAYTGMDAFTQLLESFLSTNANPMTDSLAIEGLNRISASLVNCYENGNTDIEARTDMAYASLISGITLANAGLGTVHGFASTIGGYFDIPHGVICSALMGPVNNITVKSLQQKDPHHIALQKYAKVGKMFAKEKNKSDAYYIEFIVTQIDELTKRLEIPALSAFNLTSKDIDRIVTGSDNKNNPVKLSPEQMAEALEMAL, from the coding sequence ATGATTGCACCATTTGTATTTGCACGCAACCCTGCCATTCAATTCGGATCAGGAAAAATCTCCGGTCTTCCTAAAGCTGTAAAAGCTTACGGCAGACAGGTCCTTATCGTAACAGGTGCTGCTTCTTTTATTAAAAGTAAAACCTGGGAGAAATTACAGGATGATTTCTCTAACAACGGCATTACCTGGGATCATTACACAATTGATAAAGAACCCTCTCCTTCGCTGGTGGATGAATGTGTTAAAAATTTTCAGGAGAAAAATATAGAGGTAGTTGTAGCTATTGGCGGTGGAAGCGTGTTGGATGCAGGGAAGGCTATTTCTGCCATGCTGAGAGAAAATGCATCTGTACAATTATTTCTTGAAGGTGTTGGAACAAGAACGCATTCTGGCAATAAGGTACCGTTTATTGCTGTCCCTACAACGTCAGGCACAGGAAGTGAAGCAACAAAAAACGCCGTGTTGTCAGAGGTGGGAGAACAAGGATTTAAAAAATCTTTGCGCCATGATAATTTTGTTCCTGATCTGGCAATTATAGATCCTGATCTGACATTATCCTGCCCTAAGCACATAACAGCATATACTGGTATGGATGCTTTTACTCAATTGCTGGAATCATTTCTATCTACCAATGCCAACCCAATGACTGATTCTCTTGCCATAGAAGGATTGAATAGAATTTCTGCCTCATTAGTCAATTGCTATGAAAATGGCAACACGGATATTGAAGCGCGCACAGATATGGCTTACGCTTCTTTGATCTCAGGCATTACCCTTGCTAATGCAGGTTTAGGTACAGTGCATGGTTTTGCTTCCACAATCGGTGGATACTTTGATATCCCTCATGGTGTAATTTGCAGTGCATTAATGGGACCTGTCAACAATATAACGGTAAAAAGCCTTCAGCAAAAAGATCCCCACCACATTGCCTTGCAGAAATATGCTAAAGTTGGCAAGATGTTCGCAAAGGAAAAAAATAAGTCTGATGCCTATTATATCGAGTTTATTGTAACGCAGATCGATGAGCTTACAAAGAGATTGGAAATACCAGCGTTGTCTGCATTTAACTTAACAAGTAAAGACATTGACCGGATAGTCACAGGATCTGACAATAAAAATAATCCTGTAAAGCTGAGTCCAGAACAGATGGCGGAAGCATTGGAAATGGCGTTGTAA